In Polaromonas sp. JS666, one genomic interval encodes:
- the uvrC gene encoding excinuclease ABC subunit UvrC, with protein sequence MPQNMTASHTPELLAEVAALPAMPGVYRYFDAEGGVLYVGKARNLKKRVSSYFQKNHGATRIGHMVTKIVRMETTVVRSEAEALLLENNLIKTLNPKYNILFRDDKSYPYLKLTAVQPSEAGSAPVATAFPRIAYYRGAVEKKHRYFGPYPSAWAVKDTMLLLQKVFRLRTCEDTVFNNRTRPCLLYQIKRCSAPCVGHVSPEQYALDTANAERFLQGQTQEILTELERKMLAHADRLEFEQAAELRNQMSALSKVLHQQSMEIGGDKDVDILAVKVQGGKACVNLAMVRGGRHLGDRPYFPTHVENATDVAALDAQADEGAGGGGPESDDRAGKTVVPLPARPAKSLEALVLEAFIAQHYIDVPVPPTLVCSEPVDKDLISALAAQTGSKITAIHQPREQRRIWLDMAQKNAALQLARLLAEQGSQQARTRALAEALDLSLDNLDALRIECFDISHTAGESTQASCVVFQGHKMQNSEYRRYNIEGITPGDDYAAMRQVLTRRYTKLAEAARNGNARLPDLVLVDGGKGQVSMAREVFVELGLDLGLIAGVEKGEGRKVGLEELVFADGREKVYLGRDSAALMLIAQIRDEAHRFAITGMRARRAKVRVGGSKLEDIAGIGPKRRASLLQRFGGIRGIASASAEDIATVDGISKDLAEEIYRALH encoded by the coding sequence ATGCCCCAAAACATGACCGCCAGCCATACCCCCGAGTTGCTCGCCGAGGTGGCCGCATTGCCGGCGATGCCCGGCGTGTACCGCTACTTCGATGCCGAGGGCGGGGTGCTCTATGTGGGCAAGGCGCGCAACCTGAAGAAGCGGGTGTCCAGCTATTTCCAGAAAAACCATGGCGCCACGCGTATTGGCCACATGGTGACCAAGATCGTCCGCATGGAGACCACGGTGGTGCGGTCGGAGGCCGAGGCGCTGCTGCTGGAAAACAACCTGATCAAGACGCTCAACCCGAAATACAACATCCTGTTCCGGGACGACAAAAGCTACCCCTACCTCAAGCTGACCGCCGTGCAGCCGAGCGAGGCGGGCAGCGCCCCCGTGGCAACGGCTTTTCCGCGCATCGCCTACTACCGCGGCGCGGTCGAGAAGAAGCACCGCTACTTCGGTCCGTACCCCAGTGCCTGGGCGGTCAAGGACACCATGCTGCTGCTGCAGAAAGTGTTCAGGCTGCGCACCTGCGAAGACACGGTGTTCAACAACCGGACGCGCCCTTGCCTGCTGTACCAGATCAAGCGCTGCTCGGCGCCCTGTGTGGGCCATGTGTCGCCCGAGCAGTACGCACTGGACACGGCCAATGCCGAGCGGTTTTTGCAGGGCCAGACGCAGGAAATCCTGACTGAACTGGAAAGGAAAATGCTGGCGCATGCCGACCGGCTGGAGTTCGAACAGGCAGCCGAGTTGCGCAACCAGATGTCGGCGCTGTCCAAGGTGCTGCATCAGCAATCCATGGAGATCGGCGGCGACAAGGACGTGGACATCCTGGCGGTGAAAGTGCAGGGCGGCAAGGCTTGCGTCAACCTGGCCATGGTGCGTGGTGGCCGCCATCTGGGCGACCGGCCTTACTTTCCGACGCATGTCGAAAACGCCACCGATGTGGCCGCGCTCGACGCACAGGCCGATGAGGGCGCGGGCGGCGGGGGCCCTGAAAGCGATGATAGAGCCGGCAAAACCGTTGTCCCCCTGCCGGCGCGGCCCGCCAAATCGCTGGAAGCACTCGTGCTGGAGGCTTTCATTGCCCAGCACTACATCGACGTACCCGTGCCGCCCACGCTGGTGTGCAGCGAGCCGGTGGACAAGGACCTGATCAGTGCGCTCGCCGCGCAGACCGGCAGCAAGATCACGGCCATACACCAGCCGCGCGAGCAGCGCCGCATCTGGCTCGACATGGCCCAGAAAAATGCCGCCCTGCAACTGGCGCGCCTGCTGGCCGAGCAGGGCTCGCAACAGGCGCGCACACGTGCCCTGGCCGAAGCGCTGGACCTGTCGCTGGACAACCTGGATGCCCTGCGCATCGAGTGCTTTGACATCTCGCATACCGCGGGAGAGTCGACGCAGGCTTCGTGCGTGGTGTTTCAGGGGCACAAGATGCAGAACAGCGAGTACCGCCGCTACAACATCGAAGGCATCACCCCCGGTGACGACTACGCGGCCATGCGGCAGGTGCTGACGCGCCGCTACACCAAACTGGCCGAAGCCGCGCGCAATGGCAACGCCAGGCTGCCCGACCTGGTGCTGGTCGATGGCGGCAAGGGGCAGGTGTCGATGGCGCGCGAGGTGTTTGTGGAGCTGGGCCTGGACCTGGGGCTGATCGCGGGCGTTGAAAAAGGCGAGGGTCGCAAGGTCGGGCTGGAAGAGCTGGTCTTTGCCGACGGGCGTGAGAAGGTCTACCTGGGCCGTGATTCCGCCGCGCTGATGCTGATTGCGCAAATCAGGGACGAGGCCCACCGCTTTGCCATCACCGGCATGCGCGCGAGGCGGGCCAAGGTCCGCGTGGGCGGCAGCAAGCTTGAGGACATTGCGGGCATTGGTCCCAAGCGGCGCGCCAGCCTGCTGCAGCGTTTTGGCGGTATTCGCGGCATTGCGTCGGCCAGCGCCGAAGACATTGCCACGGTGGACGGCATTTCGAAAGACCTGGCCGAGGAGATTTACCGCGCGCTGCATTGA
- the efp gene encoding elongation factor P: MKIAQEIRAGNVIMHGKDPMVVLKTEYSRGGRNSATVRMKLKSLIANFNTEVVFKADDKMDQVILDKKECTYSYFADPMYICMDSEYNQYEVEAENMGDSLNYLQDGMELEVVFYDGKAISVEVPTSVQREITWTEPAVKGDTSGKVLKPAKIATGFEIGVPIFVAQGDVVEIDTRTGEYRKRV; the protein is encoded by the coding sequence ATGAAAATCGCTCAAGAAATACGCGCTGGCAATGTCATCATGCACGGCAAAGACCCGATGGTGGTGCTCAAGACCGAATACAGCCGCGGTGGGCGCAACTCCGCCACCGTGCGCATGAAGCTCAAAAGCCTGATCGCCAACTTCAACACCGAAGTCGTGTTCAAGGCTGACGACAAGATGGACCAGGTCATCCTCGACAAGAAGGAATGCACCTACTCCTACTTCGCCGATCCCATGTACATCTGCATGGACTCCGAGTACAACCAGTACGAAGTCGAAGCCGAAAACATGGGCGACTCGCTGAACTACCTGCAGGACGGCATGGAGCTTGAAGTGGTGTTCTATGACGGCAAGGCCATTTCCGTCGAGGTGCCTACCAGCGTCCAGCGCGAAATCACCTGGACCGAGCCCGCCGTCAAGGGCGATACCTCAGGCAAGGTCCTGAAACCTGCCAAGATTGCCACCGGCTTCGAGATCGGCGTGCCCATTTTCGTCGCCCAGGGTGACGTGGTCGAAATCGACACCCGCACCGGCGAGTACCGCAAGCGCGTCTAA
- a CDS encoding DMT family transporter: MPAVFVLIWSTGFIVAKYGLPYAPPLTFLAIRYFLSIACFLIWIALARASWPREGRQWLHLAVTGVLMQAGYLGGVWVAVKAGMGSGLTALIVGLQPVLTALWVSWMASGDTRQQGSTVTSRQWMGLALGLGGLLLVVSHKLGGGHEVTALTLTATLFALFSITVGTLYQKRFVKPADVRCAGAVQMGAALLVTLPLVFFETGAIVWNHQFVGAMAWSVLVLTLGGSSLLYLLIQRGAATSVTSLLYLVPPTTALMAWLLFDEAITMTTVVGTALTALGVSFVVRSAKPPAAA; this comes from the coding sequence ATGCCCGCCGTGTTCGTGCTGATCTGGAGCACCGGCTTCATCGTCGCCAAATACGGCTTGCCGTATGCGCCGCCGCTGACCTTCCTGGCGATCCGTTATTTCCTCTCCATTGCCTGCTTTCTGATCTGGATAGCGCTGGCGCGCGCGTCGTGGCCGCGGGAGGGCCGGCAATGGCTGCACCTGGCCGTCACCGGCGTGCTGATGCAGGCAGGTTACCTGGGCGGTGTCTGGGTCGCGGTGAAGGCTGGCATGGGTTCGGGCCTGACGGCGCTGATCGTCGGCTTGCAGCCGGTGCTGACGGCGCTGTGGGTGTCATGGATGGCGTCGGGTGACACCCGCCAGCAGGGCTCCACAGTTACGTCCCGGCAATGGATGGGGCTGGCGCTGGGCCTGGGCGGCTTGCTGCTGGTGGTGTCACACAAATTGGGGGGCGGACATGAGGTGACGGCATTGACGCTGACCGCCACGCTGTTTGCGCTGTTCAGCATCACCGTCGGTACGCTGTATCAAAAGCGCTTTGTCAAACCTGCCGATGTGCGCTGTGCCGGTGCGGTCCAGATGGGCGCGGCCCTGCTCGTGACCTTGCCGCTGGTTTTTTTTGAAACCGGGGCGATTGTCTGGAACCACCAGTTTGTGGGAGCCATGGCCTGGTCGGTGCTGGTGCTTACGCTGGGCGGCAGCTCGCTGCTGTATTTGCTGATCCAGCGCGGCGCGGCCACGTCGGTGACCAGCCTGCTTTACCTGGTGCCGCCGACGACGGCCCTGATGGCCTGGTTGCTGTTTGATGAGGCCATCACCATGACTACCGTGGTGGGTACGGCGCTCACCGCGCTGGGCGTGAGCTTCGTGGTGAGGTCCGCGAAGCCTCCGGCGGCGGCGTAG
- the pgsA gene encoding CDP-diacylglycerol--glycerol-3-phosphate 3-phosphatidyltransferase produces MFLTIPTLMTWTRIVAIPLIVGVFYLNIAPAERNLIATVMFIVFAATDWLDGFLARRLNQTSSFGAFLDPVADKFLVCASLLVLVHLQRADVFVALIIIGREIAISALREWMALIGATKSVAVHMLGKVKTTVQMIAIPFLLFDGMLLGMINTHVWGTWLIWISAILTVWSMIYYLQKAIPEIRARAK; encoded by the coding sequence ATGTTTCTGACCATCCCGACGCTGATGACCTGGACCCGCATTGTTGCGATTCCACTGATCGTGGGCGTTTTCTACCTGAACATCGCCCCCGCCGAGCGCAACCTGATCGCCACCGTGATGTTCATTGTGTTCGCCGCCACTGACTGGCTGGACGGCTTTTTGGCGCGTCGGCTGAACCAGACTTCCTCCTTCGGTGCATTCCTGGATCCGGTCGCTGACAAGTTCCTGGTGTGTGCTTCGCTGCTGGTGCTGGTGCATCTGCAGCGTGCGGATGTGTTTGTGGCGCTCATCATCATTGGCCGGGAGATTGCCATTTCGGCGCTGCGCGAATGGATGGCGCTGATAGGTGCCACCAAGAGTGTTGCCGTGCACATGCTGGGCAAGGTCAAGACCACCGTGCAGATGATTGCCATTCCCTTCCTGCTGTTTGACGGCATGCTGCTGGGAATGATCAACACCCATGTCTGGGGCACCTGGCTGATCTGGATCTCGGCCATCCTGACCGTCTGGTCCATGATTTACTACCTGCAAAAAGCCATACCGGAAATCCGGGCGCGGGCCAAATAA
- a CDS encoding TIGR00730 family Rossman fold protein, which yields MDQTQDLSVNRLADAWAELQAHSNQGYPLHADANRLAFADPEFLLRRETRGIRFQLELLKPDLEQQEQGIENTIVVFGSARFPPPEQASASVKLAEESGDEEALLLARRHARNAHYYDQARLFARLVATYSNHRPPSEQLFICTGGGPGIMEAANRGAQEMGALTVGLNIVLPHEQSANPYISPSVNFKFHYFALRKMHFMMRAKALVAFPGGFGTLDELFEVITLVQTGKAKPVPIVLFGSEYWKRLFNFDVLIEEGAIAPEDLKLFQYVDEPQAAWDAIKDFYHL from the coding sequence ATGGACCAAACACAAGACTTATCGGTAAACCGGCTGGCCGATGCCTGGGCGGAGTTGCAGGCGCATTCCAACCAGGGCTATCCCCTCCATGCCGATGCCAACCGGCTGGCATTTGCCGACCCGGAATTCCTGCTCCGGCGCGAAACCCGCGGTATCCGTTTTCAGCTGGAGTTGCTCAAACCTGACCTGGAGCAGCAGGAACAAGGCATTGAAAACACCATTGTGGTGTTCGGCAGTGCGCGATTCCCGCCGCCTGAACAGGCCAGCGCCAGCGTCAAACTGGCCGAGGAGAGTGGCGACGAGGAAGCGCTCCTGCTGGCTCGCCGCCATGCGCGCAATGCGCACTATTACGACCAGGCACGCCTGTTCGCGCGCCTGGTTGCGACCTACAGCAACCATCGCCCGCCCTCCGAGCAACTCTTCATCTGCACCGGCGGCGGCCCGGGCATCATGGAGGCAGCCAACCGCGGTGCCCAGGAAATGGGCGCGCTGACCGTGGGACTCAATATTGTGCTGCCCCACGAGCAGTCGGCCAACCCCTACATCTCACCCTCGGTGAACTTCAAGTTCCACTATTTCGCATTGCGCAAGATGCATTTCATGATGCGTGCCAAGGCACTGGTGGCTTTTCCGGGGGGGTTCGGAACGCTCGATGAACTGTTCGAGGTCATCACGCTGGTGCAAACCGGCAAGGCCAAGCCGGTGCCCATCGTGCTCTTCGGCTCCGAGTACTGGAAGCGGCTCTTCAACTTTGACGTGCTGATCGAAGAAGGCGCGATTGCGCCGGAAGACCTCAAGCTGTTCCAGTATGTCGACGAACCGCAGGCCGCCTGGGACGCCATCAAGGATTTTTACCACCTCTAA
- the earP gene encoding elongation factor P maturation arginine rhamnosyltransferase EarP, translating into MADVRFLDIFCKVIDNFGDIGVCWRLAADLASRGHQVRLWVDDASALDWMAPARCKGVRVLPWGEPLDLAAAGLDQQPSDVMIEAFGCEIAPEFIAACVRLEKAGGKKPVWINLEYLSAEPYVERCHAMPSPVQGGPAAGWIKWFFYPGFTPSTGGLLCEADLAERQARFDRAAWLASQSIPWRGEKLVSLYCYEPSALPGLLAHFAAHGLEGQPVRLLVAAGRAGNAVKAALSHENWPLPLANGHKLLSISHLKLLPQAQFDHLLWACDLNFVRGEDSVVRALWAGKPFVWQIYPQHDDAHQAKLHAFLDMLDAPPSLRAFHAHWNADEIELAGGASPAPDLPAWQITTLAARSRLLAQQDLSTRLLEFVAKNR; encoded by the coding sequence ATGGCTGACGTGCGTTTTTTGGACATCTTTTGCAAGGTCATCGACAACTTCGGGGACATTGGCGTGTGCTGGCGCCTGGCCGCCGACCTGGCCTCGCGCGGCCATCAGGTGCGGCTATGGGTCGATGACGCGTCGGCACTGGACTGGATGGCCCCCGCCCGTTGCAAAGGCGTTCGCGTGCTGCCCTGGGGCGAACCGCTGGACCTGGCCGCAGCCGGACTTGACCAGCAGCCATCCGACGTGATGATTGAAGCCTTCGGCTGCGAAATTGCACCTGAATTCATCGCTGCCTGTGTCCGGCTTGAAAAGGCGGGCGGCAAAAAACCCGTCTGGATCAACCTCGAGTACCTGTCCGCCGAGCCCTATGTGGAGCGCTGCCACGCCATGCCGTCGCCCGTGCAGGGCGGACCGGCCGCCGGCTGGATCAAGTGGTTTTTTTACCCCGGCTTCACCCCTTCGACGGGCGGCCTGCTGTGCGAAGCCGACCTGGCCGAGCGCCAGGCCCGGTTTGACCGCGCCGCCTGGCTGGCCTCCCAGTCCATCCCATGGCGCGGCGAAAAGCTGGTTTCGCTGTATTGCTACGAGCCGTCCGCGCTCCCAGGGCTGCTCGCGCATTTTGCGGCGCATGGCCTCGAGGGCCAGCCGGTGCGCCTGCTGGTAGCGGCTGGACGGGCGGGGAATGCCGTGAAAGCCGCTTTGAGTCATGAAAATTGGCCCCTGCCCTTGGCAAACGGTCACAAATTGTTGTCAATTTCACACCTGAAGCTGCTGCCGCAAGCGCAGTTCGACCACCTGCTGTGGGCCTGCGACCTGAATTTTGTGCGCGGTGAAGACTCCGTGGTGCGCGCCCTCTGGGCCGGCAAACCTTTCGTCTGGCAGATCTACCCGCAGCACGATGACGCACACCAGGCCAAGCTGCACGCCTTTCTCGACATGCTGGATGCCCCTCCTTCATTGCGGGCCTTTCATGCGCACTGGAATGCGGACGAAATCGAACTGGCCGGCGGTGCCAGCCCGGCGCCGGACTTGCCGGCATGGCAAATAACCACACTGGCAGCCCGGTCCCGCCTGCTGGCGCAGCAGGACCTGAGTACCCGCCTGCTCGAATTTGTGGCAAAAAACCGTTAA
- a CDS encoding LysR family transcriptional regulator: MDRSDLELVLAVREHGSLTAAALSLDVAPPVVTKRLAALEARLGQRLFQRTTRRVSATAEGETMCERALALLQGFTALEAELQERQSEPTGLIRLAATFGFGRLWLGPALADFQERYPRIEIQLQLTEQLPDLAEGGFDGAIWLWEVEGRQAAQWVSRRLARNQRVLVASPRYIRQHGAPASLEDLQRHTCLIVRENGNATGQRFDVWPLHKEREKTPARVRVRGPLSSNSGELVRDWCVEGRGIMLRSLWDIAPQLASGELVRVLPGYAMPDADIHWLAPFRPDSPRRIRLLVDFLLAQFQGAPWKNSTVTDARRRSFATPPPEASRTSPRSSRPAR; this comes from the coding sequence ATGGATCGCAGCGATCTGGAGCTGGTACTGGCCGTCCGCGAGCACGGCAGTCTGACGGCGGCCGCCCTCAGCCTCGATGTGGCGCCGCCCGTGGTGACCAAGCGGCTTGCCGCGCTGGAGGCCCGCCTGGGCCAGCGACTGTTCCAACGCACGACCCGGCGCGTCAGCGCAACGGCCGAGGGCGAGACCATGTGCGAACGTGCCCTCGCACTGCTGCAAGGCTTTACCGCGCTGGAAGCCGAGCTCCAGGAGCGCCAGTCGGAGCCCACGGGTTTGATCCGGCTGGCAGCGACGTTTGGCTTCGGGCGTTTGTGGCTGGGCCCGGCGCTGGCCGACTTTCAGGAGCGCTATCCGCGCATCGAGATCCAGTTGCAACTGACCGAGCAATTGCCCGACCTTGCGGAGGGCGGATTCGACGGCGCCATCTGGCTGTGGGAAGTTGAAGGCCGACAGGCGGCGCAATGGGTCTCACGCCGGCTTGCGCGCAATCAGCGCGTGCTGGTGGCATCGCCCCGCTACATCCGGCAACACGGCGCACCGGCCAGCCTGGAAGACTTGCAGCGCCACACCTGCCTGATCGTGCGCGAAAACGGCAATGCCACCGGCCAGCGCTTTGATGTCTGGCCGCTGCACAAGGAGCGCGAAAAAACACCGGCGCGGGTACGGGTACGCGGGCCGCTGTCGAGCAACTCGGGTGAACTGGTACGTGACTGGTGTGTCGAGGGCCGCGGCATCATGCTGCGCAGCCTCTGGGATATTGCACCCCAACTGGCATCCGGCGAGCTGGTGCGCGTGCTGCCGGGCTACGCCATGCCCGATGCCGATATTCACTGGCTGGCCCCCTTCCGGCCCGATTCACCGCGGCGTATCCGCCTGCTCGTTGACTTTTTGCTCGCCCAGTTTCAGGGTGCACCGTGGAAAAACAGTACGGTGACGGATGCCCGCAGGCGTTCCTTCGCTACGCCGCCGCCGGAGGCTTCGCGGACCTCACCACGAAGCTCACGCCCAGCGCGGTGA
- a CDS encoding alpha/beta fold hydrolase, translating to MFESFSSSEINGPAGALRTLRGGHGAPLLLLHGHPQTHVMWHAVADELAKVFTVVLMDLRGYGDSARVGADPEHRAYSKRAMALDAVAVMRHHGFDRFQILAHDRGARVAHRLAVDHPAMVQRLMLLDIAPTLGMYENTSDAFARAYWHWFFLIQPPPLPEALIESDPVRYVRSVMGKRHAGLGAFAPAALAEYERCAQIPGTAMSICEDYRASATIDLDHDRADRTAGRQLAQPLRVLWGAHGAVGQCFDVLGLWRERASDVSGISLPCGHYIAEEAPALLLEQALNFFET from the coding sequence ATGTTCGAGAGCTTTTCCTCCTCCGAGATCAATGGCCCCGCCGGTGCTCTGCGCACCTTGCGGGGAGGCCATGGGGCGCCGCTGCTGTTGCTGCATGGCCACCCTCAAACGCATGTGATGTGGCACGCGGTGGCCGATGAACTGGCCAAGGTGTTTACCGTGGTCCTGATGGATTTGCGTGGCTACGGCGATTCAGCCCGGGTCGGCGCCGACCCGGAACATCGCGCTTATTCCAAGCGGGCGATGGCGCTGGATGCCGTGGCGGTGATGCGCCACCACGGCTTTGACCGCTTTCAGATACTGGCCCATGACCGTGGCGCGCGCGTGGCGCATCGCCTTGCGGTGGACCATCCCGCCATGGTGCAACGGCTGATGCTGCTGGACATTGCACCAACGTTGGGCATGTATGAGAACACGTCCGATGCTTTTGCACGCGCTTACTGGCACTGGTTCTTTCTGATCCAGCCGCCGCCCCTGCCGGAAGCCCTGATCGAGTCCGATCCGGTGCGCTATGTGAGAAGCGTGATGGGCAAACGCCATGCCGGCCTCGGGGCGTTTGCACCGGCTGCGCTGGCCGAGTACGAACGCTGCGCGCAGATTCCCGGAACCGCCATGAGTATTTGCGAAGACTATCGGGCCTCAGCCACGATTGACCTGGACCATGACCGCGCCGACCGAACCGCCGGCCGCCAGCTGGCGCAGCCGCTGCGCGTGCTGTGGGGCGCGCATGGCGCCGTGGGCCAGTGCTTCGATGTGCTCGGCCTCTGGCGGGAACGTGCCAGCGACGTCTCGGGGATAAGCCTGCCGTGCGGGCACTATATTGCGGAAGAAGCGCCAGCATTGTTGCTGGAACAAGCCCTGAATTTTTTCGAAACTTAA
- a CDS encoding DUF2235 domain-containing protein, giving the protein MTPRQLIVCCDGTNNNLTGGSHDTNVTKLCDLLAPEAGGQLLYYDPGVGNPGELPGATVSDSISRRYERLYGLAFGKGIYENIAEAYLFLMRHYRAGDQIFLYGFSRGAFTARSIGGLVTQFGLLRPEMDGLVPTLLHVYFSDREKGEGQYQRIRDQINELFCASDSRLAPIWFVGVWDTVASVGAPFLSRTITASPTIVGKRFHHVRQALALDEYRRSFEPRPYYIDPAFDYAAHRQSIRQLWFSGSHCDVGGGYVTSAARLSNESLQWMLEESVACGLRLPAVLMTASGQVDAQAVLDAQRTTTGLPPFMAVPQVHSETRETSLWALTGLQQRNPHGVEAPNGATLLAYPVEHPCVAQLKLSFPEDTVWVKSRPLLGLAVAVVLLLAFWSAAGGLLRGAISPGTMSLWQCLKVLVTALPEAAAANLALARWQAGWWLSWAYPTASLPAFGSVVWALLADLGVIAAYAYLVSRGMTWAFARVAGLRRAFQRPSAVLNLLGLSGLLMVAADLAENLFTVMIVCWFPASFLRQAELLLGLVMTVATLAKWAGLAGCAALLIWGVASQRRAGRPAPAPA; this is encoded by the coding sequence ATGACACCGAGGCAATTGATCGTCTGCTGCGACGGCACCAACAACAACCTCACGGGTGGCAGCCACGACACCAACGTGACCAAGCTGTGCGACCTGCTGGCACCTGAAGCTGGCGGCCAGCTCCTTTACTACGACCCTGGCGTGGGCAATCCGGGCGAGTTGCCGGGCGCGACGGTGTCGGACAGCATTAGCCGCCGCTACGAACGGCTGTACGGCTTGGCGTTTGGCAAGGGCATCTACGAAAACATCGCCGAGGCCTACCTGTTTCTCATGCGCCACTACCGGGCCGGCGACCAGATTTTTTTGTACGGATTTTCACGCGGGGCTTTCACGGCGCGCAGCATTGGCGGCCTGGTCACGCAATTCGGACTGCTGCGGCCCGAAATGGACGGCCTGGTGCCCACGCTCCTGCATGTCTATTTTTCCGACCGCGAAAAAGGTGAAGGTCAATATCAGCGCATCAGAGACCAGATCAACGAGCTGTTTTGCGCCAGTGACAGCCGGCTTGCCCCGATCTGGTTTGTCGGCGTGTGGGACACCGTGGCATCTGTCGGTGCGCCTTTCCTCAGCCGGACCATCACCGCGTCGCCCACCATCGTGGGCAAGCGCTTTCATCATGTGCGCCAGGCGCTGGCGCTGGACGAGTACCGGCGCTCCTTCGAGCCCCGCCCGTATTACATCGACCCGGCCTTCGACTACGCGGCGCACAGGCAAAGCATCCGGCAGCTGTGGTTTTCCGGGTCGCACTGCGATGTGGGCGGCGGCTACGTCACCTCGGCCGCGCGGCTGTCCAATGAGTCGCTGCAATGGATGCTGGAAGAGTCTGTGGCATGCGGGCTGCGCCTGCCGGCGGTGCTGATGACTGCATCGGGCCAGGTGGATGCCCAGGCCGTGCTGGACGCCCAGAGAACGACGACAGGTCTGCCGCCTTTCATGGCCGTGCCGCAGGTGCACAGCGAAACCCGCGAGACATCCCTGTGGGCGCTGACCGGCCTGCAGCAGCGCAATCCGCATGGGGTGGAGGCTCCGAACGGCGCCACGCTGCTGGCGTATCCGGTCGAGCATCCCTGCGTCGCGCAACTGAAGCTGTCCTTTCCAGAGGACACGGTGTGGGTCAAATCGCGCCCGCTTCTCGGGCTGGCCGTCGCAGTGGTGCTGCTGCTGGCTTTCTGGTCGGCCGCGGGCGGGTTGTTGAGAGGAGCCATCTCCCCGGGCACGATGTCCCTGTGGCAATGCCTGAAGGTTCTTGTCACCGCGCTGCCGGAGGCCGCGGCAGCCAACCTGGCGCTCGCGCGCTGGCAGGCCGGCTGGTGGCTGTCGTGGGCCTACCCCACGGCAAGCCTGCCTGCCTTTGGGTCCGTGGTGTGGGCGTTGCTGGCTGATCTGGGCGTGATCGCCGCCTACGCCTACCTTGTTTCGCGCGGGATGACCTGGGCGTTTGCCCGCGTGGCCGGACTGCGCCGGGCTTTTCAGCGGCCGTCGGCGGTGCTCAACCTCCTGGGCCTGAGCGGCTTGCTCATGGTTGCGGCCGATCTTGCAGAAAACCTGTTCACCGTGATGATTGTTTGCTGGTTTCCGGCTTCATTTCTTCGCCAGGCGGAGCTGTTGCTGGGTCTGGTGATGACGGTTGCCACGCTGGCCAAGTGGGCTGGCCTTGCAGGCTGTGCCGCGCTGCTGATCTGGGGCGTGGCCAGCCAGCGGCGTGCCGGCCGTCCCGCCCCCGCCCCCGCCTGA